In one Flammeovirga yaeyamensis genomic region, the following are encoded:
- a CDS encoding SIMPL domain-containing protein, whose protein sequence is MRNKLSLFTLFILMGFNLLAQDSKYIEVTGSAEMFVEADEFVFVIGISEYWIEEFEKKKEFKDYKNKVAIGEIESQLLKDLKTIGIKKEQIKSTEVGNYWRHQGKEFLVSKKLEISLTDFSVINKIVSTVDRKGIKNMYIGELKNKELPNFRKDVKKQALLAAKEKAEYLVETLGNELGSIISIEEINNDNAYFRPAAARSNVMMSAGESAEADTEKKIKLRYEIRTRFEIK, encoded by the coding sequence ATGAGAAATAAATTATCATTATTCACTTTATTCATCCTTATGGGATTCAACTTATTAGCCCAAGATTCAAAATATATCGAAGTCACAGGAAGTGCCGAAATGTTTGTCGAAGCAGATGAATTCGTATTCGTCATCGGTATATCAGAGTACTGGATTGAGGAATTTGAAAAGAAAAAAGAATTCAAAGATTACAAAAATAAAGTCGCTATTGGTGAGATTGAAAGTCAGTTATTAAAAGACCTAAAAACGATAGGTATCAAAAAAGAACAAATTAAATCTACTGAAGTAGGAAATTATTGGAGACACCAAGGAAAAGAGTTCTTGGTAAGTAAAAAATTAGAAATAAGTTTAACCGATTTCAGTGTCATCAACAAGATTGTTTCTACAGTCGACCGTAAAGGCATTAAAAATATGTACATCGGTGAGTTGAAAAATAAAGAACTTCCAAATTTTAGAAAAGACGTTAAGAAACAAGCTTTATTGGCTGCTAAAGAAAAAGCGGAATACCTAGTAGAAACCTTAGGTAATGAACTAGGTTCTATCATATCTATTGAAGAAATAAATAACGATAATGCTTATTTTAGACCTGCTGCAGCAAGAAGCAATGTGATGATGAGTGCTGGCGAAAGTGCCGAAGCAGATACTGAAAAGAAAATTAAACTGAGATACGAGATTCGAACAAGGTTTGAGATTAAGTAA
- a CDS encoding T9SS type A sorting domain-containing protein — protein sequence MAIHPTNDNIYIGAASGIFVSSDGGTTFQRITKPSEALNPAGSSSNLNSRPDGGSRGLGLSPDGKYMYATYQTQGGGSYGNKRWAVFMAKLSDTGIEGDWIKIMDELPANAEWYDPKVDPRSTAKEHKVAVGTVWNNNNNRIGLWEATVNFDDAGDLSNYQWDMILNLPKDGRCFDFEPSWENRDLIVRSVDYTPTTWSKHQVVAMGGMNLFISDVDVPEFPCTSWKEIYGEVIYHHDDLAMSHERGFSSTYCYDVDAYKSYMIQGCADHGIMQSLDHGYSWTAHRGPNGITNAMSVLTVPTTPALVLIDARKGYGIPSHSAGGLYAKEINLDNIGWPGNWKLIGGGVPNQVQTTNGLPSRNYRAMTYDPSLVKRVYVTMRGKNYGGQNIEGGIYVADDIVAVFNGTANWRKISLSSMGYKDFRDIWVDPNNNKYVYVRSDGSNAHLYRGERQSDGSYTWTNMESNVSGATDLYAWDFNGQTYLVAAGNINNKKGVYLNTNPQSDDWNATSSWEFTGLDVAKTLEIRPQDWWENQNITLRGLAAFGNHIVISSEVSTHKKGNGTYLGEIQEDGSVAWSDWTRAPGNNRDIENPMSLQAKVKIENDRPYYYVALAGTGPWRRQMDVEEVVTCDFSVDEQSLSFTEVGGEDQLTISSVDAWDVESLSDWITVEKVDQVLNITVKENTSGQHRSAEIVLKGCKDIVVDIQQKGAVVEEETPEEPGEEEGENEEEENEEEETPDETESPTSIGGQHQTLTVYPNPFTSEIKIKGCGQIRVYIYNLYGQVVHQEDYSEGNSIDLSHLSKGQYVLKVVDEYLKIVR from the coding sequence GTGGCTATCCATCCAACCAACGATAATATATATATAGGTGCAGCCTCTGGAATCTTTGTCTCGTCTGATGGAGGAACTACTTTTCAGAGAATTACAAAACCATCAGAAGCGTTGAATCCTGCTGGATCTTCTTCGAATTTGAATAGTCGTCCAGATGGAGGATCAAGAGGTTTAGGGTTATCCCCTGATGGAAAATATATGTATGCGACCTATCAAACACAAGGTGGAGGTAGTTATGGTAACAAACGTTGGGCGGTATTTATGGCCAAACTTTCTGATACGGGAATTGAAGGTGATTGGATTAAAATAATGGATGAGTTACCAGCTAACGCTGAGTGGTACGACCCTAAAGTGGATCCTAGATCAACAGCAAAAGAACATAAAGTTGCAGTTGGTACTGTATGGAATAACAACAACAATAGAATTGGCCTATGGGAAGCCACTGTTAATTTTGATGATGCTGGTGATTTATCAAATTATCAATGGGATATGATTCTAAACCTCCCTAAAGACGGCAGATGTTTCGATTTTGAACCAAGTTGGGAAAACAGAGATCTTATTGTAAGGTCAGTAGATTATACCCCTACGACATGGAGTAAGCATCAAGTAGTCGCTATGGGAGGAATGAATTTATTTATTTCAGATGTGGATGTTCCTGAGTTCCCGTGTACAAGTTGGAAAGAAATATATGGTGAGGTGATCTATCATCATGATGACTTAGCCATGTCTCATGAAAGAGGTTTTTCATCGACGTATTGTTATGATGTGGATGCTTATAAAAGCTATATGATTCAAGGTTGTGCAGACCATGGAATTATGCAAAGTTTGGATCATGGTTATTCTTGGACGGCTCATAGAGGACCGAATGGTATTACCAATGCAATGTCAGTATTAACAGTACCTACCACGCCTGCTCTAGTACTTATTGATGCTAGAAAAGGGTATGGTATTCCTAGTCATAGTGCTGGTGGATTATATGCTAAAGAGATAAACTTAGATAATATCGGGTGGCCTGGTAACTGGAAACTAATTGGTGGAGGAGTGCCTAACCAAGTACAAACTACCAATGGATTACCTTCAAGAAATTACAGGGCAATGACCTACGATCCAAGCCTTGTAAAAAGAGTTTACGTAACGATGAGAGGCAAGAACTACGGTGGTCAAAACATAGAAGGAGGAATTTATGTTGCCGATGATATTGTTGCTGTATTTAATGGAACAGCTAATTGGAGGAAGATATCTTTATCATCTATGGGATACAAAGACTTTAGAGATATTTGGGTGGATCCGAATAACAATAAATATGTTTATGTTCGATCGGATGGATCAAATGCACATTTGTATAGAGGAGAAAGACAATCGGATGGTTCTTACACATGGACCAACATGGAAAGTAATGTTAGTGGAGCGACTGATTTATATGCATGGGATTTCAACGGTCAGACGTATTTGGTCGCAGCAGGAAATATCAATAACAAAAAGGGAGTATACCTTAATACAAACCCACAAAGTGATGATTGGAACGCTACTTCATCATGGGAATTTACAGGGTTAGATGTCGCTAAAACGTTAGAAATTCGTCCTCAAGATTGGTGGGAGAATCAGAACATTACGTTAAGAGGTTTGGCCGCTTTTGGAAATCATATTGTCATTTCTTCTGAAGTAAGCACACATAAAAAAGGTAATGGAACGTACTTGGGAGAGATTCAGGAAGACGGTTCGGTAGCATGGTCGGATTGGACTAGAGCTCCGGGTAACAACAGAGATATTGAAAACCCAATGTCTTTACAAGCAAAAGTAAAAATCGAAAACGATCGACCTTATTACTATGTAGCTTTAGCCGGGACAGGTCCTTGGAGGCGACAAATGGATGTAGAAGAAGTAGTTACTTGCGACTTTTCAGTCGATGAACAATCCTTATCATTTACAGAGGTAGGAGGGGAAGATCAATTAACAATTTCTTCTGTAGACGCATGGGATGTAGAATCTTTAAGCGATTGGATTACTGTGGAGAAGGTAGATCAGGTATTGAATATCACTGTAAAAGAAAATACATCAGGACAACATCGTTCAGCTGAAATTGTCTTGAAAGGTTGTAAAGATATTGTAGTAGATATTCAACAAAAAGGAGCAGTTGTAGAAGAGGAAACTCCTGAAGAGCCTGGAGAAGAAGAGGGTGAAAATGAGGAAGAGGAAAACGAAGAGGAAGAAACTCCAGATGAAACTGAAAGTCCAACTTCTATTGGTGGGCAGCATCAAACACTAACAGTTTATCCCAATCCTTTCACCTCTGAAATCAAAATCAAGGGATGTGGACAAATTCGTGTGTATATCTATAATTTGTATGGTCAGGTGGTCCATCAAGAAGACTATTCAGAAGGCAATTCGATTGATTTGAGCCATTTATCAAAAGGACAATATGTGTTGAAAGTGGTGGATGAGTATTTGAAAATAGTTCGCTGA
- a CDS encoding beta propeller repeat protein — protein MKFTLRIQSVLFLFLICPFWVFAQEEQWGENDRWESLNPGAGGQVQDIYFDKNVEGRLWFSSDMEGVYRSDDFGESWQYVSNDLSHGMAFCIEQEAGGEKLYQGGLYGASIAINPNAVDPHDVSWEMIDITKGDAIAAIAVSSDFQTVVLAP, from the coding sequence ATGAAATTTACACTACGAATACAAAGCGTATTATTCCTTTTTTTAATATGCCCTTTTTGGGTCTTCGCTCAAGAAGAACAATGGGGGGAGAATGACCGTTGGGAAAGTTTAAACCCTGGAGCTGGCGGACAGGTACAAGATATTTACTTTGATAAAAATGTGGAGGGCAGATTGTGGTTTTCCAGCGATATGGAAGGGGTTTACCGATCGGACGATTTTGGAGAAAGCTGGCAATATGTTTCTAATGATTTGAGTCATGGTATGGCCTTTTGTATTGAACAAGAAGCAGGAGGAGAAAAATTATATCAAGGTGGTTTATATGGGGCAAGTATTGCTATTAACCCCAATGCTGTCGATCCACACGATGTATCCTGGGAAATGATTGATATTACTAAAGGGGATGCGATTGCTGCTATAGCGGTATCTAGCGATTTTCAAACAGTTGTTTTGGCACCTTGA
- a CDS encoding sulfatase-like hydrolase/transferase encodes MRIFFYLSLLTFLLTNCNTLKKEKATVASEMDRPNIIWLVAEDLSQRWACYGDSLAYTPNINKLANGGVVYDNAFSVAGVCAPSRSSIITGMYPTTIGTQHMRQSKSVIPMPGFPNYNAVPPSEVKAFPELLRASGYWTASYRKLDYQFGDPFTIWDEVVDYPSWRDRSEEDKDRPFFIYYTFEITHEINIWPDSTKERFFEDFNIDVSKLAPDVQKRPPYDESKKVALEDVTVPPYYPDNDISRSHIARLYDNVSRMDVQIGTILKQLKEDGLEENTIIMVTSDHGDCLPRAKRWIYDSGTKCPLVVYMPEKYQNEHFQPGTRNDDLVSFIDFAPTVLEWAGVEKPTWMQGRSMTSSLIEQPRDYVYGARDRMDNRYDVRRTIRDKKYRYVRNFQPEVNYSQQITFLNQMPLMHHLLEQDEKKKLNRDQSYWLYHPKNVEEELYDTENDPYELNNLAANKEYKEVLERLRKDLTQWQQDTKDLYELNEYDQAEKMWPGGVQPKTQTPKSKMQDQKLVLTCVTEGASIAYQINDDQRWHIYTSPIQLENITQLKAKAIRYGYDESDEFSYAGIPQ; translated from the coding sequence ATGAGAATATTTTTTTATTTATCGCTTCTCACTTTTTTATTGACAAACTGTAATACATTAAAAAAGGAAAAAGCAACTGTTGCATCAGAAATGGACCGACCTAATATCATTTGGTTGGTAGCAGAAGATTTAAGTCAGCGTTGGGCCTGCTATGGAGACTCTTTAGCGTATACGCCTAACATTAATAAATTAGCCAACGGAGGTGTGGTTTATGATAATGCCTTTTCAGTGGCAGGGGTGTGTGCTCCAAGCCGATCTTCGATAATAACAGGTATGTATCCCACGACTATTGGAACACAACATATGCGTCAGAGTAAGAGTGTGATTCCAATGCCTGGATTCCCCAATTATAATGCAGTTCCACCATCAGAAGTAAAGGCTTTTCCAGAGTTACTTAGAGCCTCTGGGTATTGGACGGCGAGTTATAGAAAATTGGATTATCAATTTGGTGATCCGTTTACAATTTGGGATGAAGTAGTGGATTATCCATCATGGAGAGATCGATCGGAAGAAGACAAAGATCGTCCATTCTTTATCTATTATACATTTGAAATTACTCATGAAATCAATATTTGGCCAGACAGTACGAAAGAGCGTTTCTTTGAAGACTTTAATATTGATGTCAGTAAATTGGCTCCCGATGTACAAAAAAGACCTCCGTACGATGAGTCGAAAAAGGTGGCTTTAGAAGATGTGACTGTTCCTCCATATTATCCTGATAATGATATTTCGAGATCACATATTGCCCGTTTATATGACAATGTAAGTCGTATGGACGTACAGATCGGTACTATCTTGAAGCAATTGAAAGAAGATGGCTTGGAAGAGAATACCATCATTATGGTGACCTCAGACCACGGCGACTGTTTACCAAGAGCGAAAAGATGGATATACGATAGCGGTACAAAATGTCCATTGGTGGTGTATATGCCAGAGAAATATCAAAATGAGCATTTTCAACCGGGGACAAGAAATGATGATTTAGTGAGTTTTATCGATTTTGCACCAACAGTTCTAGAATGGGCAGGTGTCGAAAAGCCTACTTGGATGCAAGGTCGTTCGATGACCTCATCATTAATAGAACAACCAAGAGATTATGTATATGGTGCGAGAGATCGTATGGATAATCGTTACGATGTGAGAAGAACTATTCGAGATAAGAAATATAGATATGTGAGAAATTTCCAACCGGAGGTGAATTACAGTCAGCAAATTACTTTCTTAAATCAAATGCCTCTGATGCATCACTTGTTGGAACAGGACGAGAAAAAGAAATTAAATAGAGATCAGTCGTATTGGTTGTATCACCCTAAAAATGTAGAGGAAGAATTATATGACACAGAAAATGATCCTTATGAATTGAATAATCTTGCTGCTAATAAAGAATACAAAGAGGTTTTAGAAAGATTGAGAAAGGATCTTACACAATGGCAACAAGATACCAAAGATTTATATGAGTTGAACGAATATGATCAGGCAGAGAAAATGTGGCCTGGTGGAGTTCAGCCAAAGACACAAACTCCGAAATCGAAGATGCAAGATCAAAAATTGGTATTGACCTGTGTTACTGAAGGAGCATCGATTGCTTATCAAATAAATGATGACCAACGATGGCATATATATACTTCTCCAATTCAGTTAGAAAATATCACTCAGCTAAAAGCTAAAGCCATTCGATATGGTTATGATGAAAGTGATGAATTTTCTTATGCGGGAATACCGCAATAA
- a CDS encoding helix-turn-helix domain-containing protein, whose amino-acid sequence MEEKYILSTTDTNHQSGYEQIAKELGGSWDGEELLINNSWLEVKANSICFLEDMFIDIFNLYSKKPILVKYSPDDEKHFIIVRIGFTGSFYSKEQTKKFTNLGVFIYNSSQKFELEFPVDAHCQWITLRFSLELFNSFNTPNPDYKLKTLFDNKSPWLQYFSLDVEIENHVKTIIANVEKDKRRHITFFSRSADIMGAIIEKMEKESSKIKTNIHPEDLKAMMQLKDTYLSDFSEQPNLTELSEEYGMSVSKLNRIFKSIFDQPVLQFYNQMKVEEVHRQISYTDKSLTEIAFDLNFSHIAHMSKVFKKYYGFPPSDLRDKK is encoded by the coding sequence ATGGAAGAAAAATACATTCTCTCAACAACTGATACTAACCACCAAAGTGGCTACGAACAAATTGCAAAAGAACTTGGAGGTTCTTGGGATGGGGAAGAACTATTGATCAATAATAGTTGGTTAGAAGTAAAGGCCAATTCAATTTGTTTCTTAGAAGATATGTTTATTGATATCTTTAATCTCTACAGTAAGAAACCTATTTTAGTAAAATACAGTCCAGACGATGAGAAGCATTTTATTATTGTCCGTATCGGTTTTACCGGATCATTTTATAGCAAAGAACAAACAAAGAAATTTACCAATCTTGGTGTATTTATCTATAATTCTAGTCAGAAGTTTGAACTAGAGTTTCCTGTTGATGCACATTGTCAATGGATCACCTTGCGTTTTTCATTAGAACTATTCAACAGCTTTAATACACCAAATCCAGATTATAAACTAAAAACACTTTTTGATAATAAATCGCCATGGTTACAATATTTTTCTCTTGATGTAGAGATAGAGAACCATGTGAAAACCATTATTGCCAACGTAGAGAAGGATAAAAGAAGACACATTACTTTCTTCAGTAGATCGGCCGATATTATGGGAGCGATCATAGAGAAGATGGAGAAAGAGTCTTCTAAAATAAAAACCAATATCCATCCTGAGGATTTAAAGGCCATGATGCAATTGAAAGATACCTATCTTTCTGATTTTTCTGAACAACCTAATCTCACAGAATTAAGCGAAGAATACGGAATGAGTGTTTCGAAATTGAACCGTATTTTTAAATCCATCTTCGATCAACCGGTGCTTCAGTTTTATAATCAAATGAAAGTGGAGGAGGTACACCGTCAAATCTCTTATACCGATAAAAGCTTAACAGAAATTGCCTTCGATTTAAACTTTAGTCATATCGCTCATATGAGTAAGGTGTTCAAAAAATATTATGGATTTCCGCCTTCGGATCTGAGGGATAAAAAATAG
- a CDS encoding C45 family autoproteolytic acyltransferase/hydolase — MKNLKNYFFAFLGLLFSANVIAQNNSSSDLKLIKEYKGGKLYEANGFLVPVIEGSNEEMGEQYGALMKDEMQKTYDLLVQKLIDAGELDEETIQFWVTRAYGTGSVRTKQFYDGVAEGTGWPLNKVVFLDQVMEFGYYYGKLHSFAGCTSIAAWGENSKDGEMYIGRNMDWSEEFLQFPSILTVRKPNDGSYKMATMGWPGMYAAFTAMNEKGVYLDLHDGASMGGSLVFLERPSIINVLTDFMSESPSLDALKARFNGINNSTSTIYTIADKNSAASMECSSLNGNRVRLPKGESITVVNTFLVDDWGLGKRETVSNSLRRYSNMEAQLAENKGKIDAELTKDLMDIRIFNEDGTFKENGGCTKPAKQDADLTVYQTVFDINNQKVFLKVPVPEFFADWTEIDLNELWK, encoded by the coding sequence ATGAAAAATTTAAAAAATTACTTCTTCGCTTTTCTTGGATTATTATTCTCTGCAAATGTAATCGCACAAAATAATTCATCTTCTGATTTAAAATTAATAAAGGAGTATAAAGGTGGTAAACTTTATGAAGCCAATGGATTTCTAGTTCCCGTTATTGAAGGTTCCAACGAAGAAATGGGAGAACAATATGGTGCTTTGATGAAAGACGAAATGCAAAAGACCTACGACCTACTAGTTCAAAAATTAATTGATGCTGGAGAGTTAGATGAGGAAACAATTCAGTTTTGGGTAACCCGAGCCTATGGAACAGGTTCTGTAAGAACCAAACAATTCTATGATGGTGTTGCTGAAGGTACAGGTTGGCCACTAAACAAAGTAGTTTTCTTAGACCAAGTAATGGAATTTGGTTACTACTATGGTAAACTTCATTCATTTGCAGGTTGTACATCGATTGCTGCTTGGGGTGAGAATTCAAAAGATGGCGAAATGTATATCGGTCGTAACATGGACTGGAGTGAAGAGTTCTTACAATTCCCATCAATTTTGACGGTAAGAAAACCAAACGACGGTTCATACAAAATGGCGACAATGGGATGGCCTGGAATGTATGCAGCATTTACTGCAATGAACGAAAAAGGTGTATATCTTGACTTACACGATGGTGCTAGTATGGGTGGTTCTTTAGTGTTCCTAGAAAGACCATCGATTATTAATGTGTTGACTGATTTTATGAGTGAATCTCCATCTTTAGATGCTTTGAAAGCAAGATTTAACGGTATCAATAACAGTACTTCGACAATCTATACGATTGCAGATAAAAATAGTGCTGCTTCTATGGAATGTTCGTCGTTAAATGGTAACAGAGTGCGTTTACCAAAAGGTGAATCAATTACTGTGGTAAACACTTTCTTGGTAGACGATTGGGGTCTTGGTAAAAGAGAAACAGTGAGTAATTCTTTAAGAAGATACTCAAACATGGAAGCACAATTAGCAGAAAATAAAGGTAAAATTGATGCTGAATTGACTAAAGATTTAATGGATATCAGAATCTTTAATGAAGACGGTACTTTCAAAGAAAACGGAGGTTGTACTAAACCTGCAAAACAAGATGCTGACTTAACAGTTTACCAAACTGTATTTGATATCAACAATCAGAAAGTATTCTTAAAAGTGCCAGTGCCAGAGTTCTTTGCTGACTGGACAGAAATCGACTTAAACGAATTATGGAAATAA
- a CDS encoding C45 family autoproteolytic acyltransferase/hydolase produces MKLVKEFKAGKLYEANNFLIPVLEGSNIEMGEQYGALMLESMQQTFDLVVRPEIENGYLDQAAKDLWVNRAYGTGTIRTKDFYDGVALGTGWSLEDVVLLDQIMEYGIYKEKLHSFAGCTSIVSYGEQSKDGGMYIGRNLDWSPAFNKFPTVFTVRKPNDGSYKIATAGWPGMYCAFTAMNEHGVYLDVHDGTSMGGSLVFLERPSLLNTLTDILSETKDLKSMKSRFNGMLNSLSIIFTLADKNDAASVEGSSLGGNRIRSAKDDTLVVANTFFNEDWGLGLRETVSNSMRRFSNMTDRLAENRGHVDAQMTRDLMDIRLFNEDGTFKENGGCTKPSLQDADLTNYQTVFDINDQKVWIKIPVPEYFADWTEIDLKKLWN; encoded by the coding sequence ATGAAACTAGTAAAAGAATTCAAAGCGGGTAAACTTTATGAAGCAAACAACTTCTTGATTCCAGTATTGGAAGGATCTAATATCGAAATGGGTGAACAATATGGTGCTTTAATGTTAGAATCTATGCAACAAACATTTGACCTAGTTGTTCGTCCAGAAATTGAAAATGGATACCTAGACCAAGCGGCTAAAGACCTTTGGGTAAATAGAGCATATGGTACTGGAACAATTAGAACAAAAGACTTTTACGATGGTGTAGCTTTAGGTACTGGTTGGAGCTTAGAAGACGTAGTGCTACTAGATCAGATTATGGAATATGGTATTTACAAAGAGAAACTTCATTCTTTTGCTGGTTGTACTTCAATTGTTTCTTACGGTGAGCAATCGAAAGATGGAGGAATGTACATTGGTCGTAACCTCGATTGGAGCCCTGCTTTTAATAAATTCCCAACTGTATTTACTGTTAGAAAACCCAACGATGGTTCTTACAAAATAGCCACTGCAGGATGGCCTGGCATGTACTGTGCTTTTACTGCCATGAACGAGCATGGGGTTTATCTTGATGTTCATGATGGTACTAGTATGGGTGGTTCTTTAGTCTTCCTTGAAAGACCTTCATTATTGAATACTTTAACTGATATTTTAAGTGAAACAAAAGATCTTAAATCAATGAAAAGTAGATTCAATGGTATGTTGAATAGCCTTTCTATCATTTTCACATTAGCTGATAAAAACGATGCAGCATCTGTTGAAGGTTCATCTTTAGGAGGTAATAGAATTCGCAGTGCAAAAGACGATACTTTGGTTGTTGCTAACACATTCTTTAACGAGGATTGGGGTCTTGGTTTGAGAGAAACTGTAAGTAACTCTATGAGACGTTTCTCAAACATGACAGATCGTTTGGCTGAAAATCGTGGTCATGTAGATGCTCAAATGACTCGTGATTTAATGGATATCAGATTGTTTAACGAAGATGGTACTTTCAAAGAAAATGGCGGTTGTACAAAACCTTCATTACAAGATGCCGACCTTACTAACTATCAAACAGTATTTGATATCAACGATCAAAAGGTATGGATCAAAATTCCAGTTCCAGAATATTTTGCAGATTGGACTGAGATCGATTTGAAAAAACTTTGGAACTAA
- a CDS encoding porin family protein encodes MKKLLSFCLILFSSLHLSFASDDPKQNLLNESWKSFQDSLKFTLDSRLDFQNTRYQEQFDPYYNDQRFQFSNFRIGLEGKFNQYFGFQFLYSPNDARVGMNNLNDDILYANVHYTTHNGRWHFKAGRSFLNVGTVEQTYNPNDVYTYSIVGNQLGVFKTGVTSEYRSKTGQRVGMQIVNANVDSLGQQINLQYNFYWYGRLMDDKIKTFASYTTINDLSKSFSSTPYAINLGIQWSWNNWQLDTDYAYVKNMPNFTDNAIYQSVPIRLMYYGKKFRPYIKYIYDNIQFNSDRMIDKINGDHADLQTANIHTLEVALQYYPFPDKNFRFHLVGAYASDTHQYKTDDQNEFFNSRIRISAGVRIGLDMIRGW; translated from the coding sequence ATGAAAAAGCTGCTTTCCTTCTGTTTAATTTTATTTTCCTCCCTACATCTTTCCTTCGCTTCTGATGATCCAAAACAGAACTTGTTGAATGAAAGTTGGAAAAGCTTTCAAGATAGTTTGAAGTTCACATTAGATAGTCGTTTAGATTTCCAGAATACTCGATATCAAGAACAATTTGATCCTTATTACAACGATCAGCGATTTCAGTTTTCTAATTTCAGAATCGGTTTAGAAGGAAAATTCAACCAGTATTTTGGGTTTCAATTTCTCTATTCACCCAACGATGCAAGAGTGGGAATGAACAACTTGAATGATGATATTTTATATGCTAATGTACACTATACCACCCATAATGGAAGATGGCACTTTAAAGCAGGTAGAAGTTTCTTAAATGTGGGTACGGTGGAACAAACCTATAACCCAAACGATGTATATACGTATTCGATTGTTGGTAATCAATTAGGGGTTTTTAAAACAGGTGTCACCTCAGAATACCGATCAAAAACTGGACAAAGAGTAGGTATGCAAATCGTGAATGCCAATGTGGATTCCTTAGGGCAGCAAATCAATTTACAATATAACTTTTATTGGTACGGTCGTTTGATGGATGACAAAATCAAAACCTTTGCGAGTTATACGACGATCAACGATTTATCAAAAAGTTTTTCTTCGACGCCTTATGCTATCAACTTGGGTATACAGTGGAGTTGGAATAATTGGCAATTGGATACGGATTACGCTTATGTGAAAAATATGCCCAATTTTACTGATAATGCCATCTATCAATCTGTCCCTATCCGTCTGATGTATTATGGCAAAAAGTTTAGGCCATATATCAAATATATTTATGATAACATTCAGTTTAATAGCGATAGGATGATCGATAAAATCAATGGTGATCATGCAGATCTGCAAACTGCAAATATTCATACGTTAGAAGTGGCATTACAATATTATCCATTTCCTGATAAAAACTTCCGGTTTCATTTAGTTGGAGCTTATGCTTCTGATACACATCAATATAAAACGGATGATCAAAACGAATTCTTTAATTCAAGAATAAGAATTAGTGCAGGTGTTCGTATTGGGTTAGATATGATAAGAGGATGGTAA